The following are from one region of the Acidimicrobiia bacterium genome:
- a CDS encoding NAD/NADP octopine/nopaline dehydrogenase family protein, which produces MNRDQMLSDILEELRSWQGNEGESGGTSAPKPQASYSSGFERAVDPSRRAHKADTLKVSIIGGGNGGMAMAGHMAILGYEITMWSPFSWEVEPIEEKGGVTIVGSEVSGFGKVAKVTRSLDEAVKGADLIMVVAPAMAHKPYASMMAPLLRDGQVVVLNPGRTGGSLEFARTLTRFACSARIVLGETQTFIYAAERKDPFTVEILKEKFRMRASALPAADNDLLMDPLRDLYPQIEPAQNVLETGLNNVAPVVHPGTVLLNTSVLERTAAGEPLKFYQDQVTPTIATLVMGKLDQEKQDVAKALGLKEVWSLLDWYRESYHIVGDSIYEVLKGNPYIAGFTAPSHILAQNHVLDDVPNSLVPIADFGRALGVATPTIDSIVHLASAMCGIDWWDEGRTVSSLGLAGMSIDHMIEHVEHTALGGRCSESGVCRAFGFYG; this is translated from the coding sequence ATGAACAGGGACCAGATGCTGTCCGACATACTCGAAGAGTTGCGGAGCTGGCAGGGAAACGAAGGCGAATCCGGAGGGACGAGCGCGCCCAAGCCGCAGGCGAGTTACTCGTCCGGATTCGAGCGCGCCGTGGATCCGTCCCGGCGTGCCCACAAGGCGGACACGCTCAAGGTGTCCATCATCGGAGGTGGCAACGGCGGAATGGCCATGGCCGGTCATATGGCGATCCTCGGTTACGAGATCACGATGTGGTCACCGTTTTCGTGGGAGGTGGAACCCATCGAGGAGAAAGGCGGCGTGACGATCGTCGGCTCCGAGGTGTCCGGGTTCGGAAAGGTGGCCAAGGTCACCCGGAGCCTCGACGAGGCAGTCAAGGGTGCGGACCTGATCATGGTCGTTGCACCCGCAATGGCGCACAAGCCGTACGCATCGATGATGGCTCCGCTGCTGCGTGACGGTCAGGTCGTCGTGCTCAATCCGGGGCGCACCGGTGGCTCGCTGGAGTTTGCACGCACGCTCACGAGGTTCGCATGTTCTGCCCGGATCGTGCTCGGCGAGACCCAGACCTTCATCTACGCCGCCGAACGCAAGGATCCGTTCACGGTTGAGATCCTCAAAGAGAAGTTCCGGATGCGCGCGTCTGCGCTTCCGGCGGCGGACAATGACCTTCTGATGGATCCGTTGCGCGATCTGTATCCACAGATCGAACCTGCTCAGAATGTGCTCGAGACAGGGCTCAACAATGTTGCGCCGGTGGTGCACCCCGGCACGGTGCTGCTGAACACCTCGGTGCTCGAGCGCACGGCGGCGGGTGAGCCGCTCAAGTTCTACCAGGACCAGGTGACTCCCACGATTGCGACCCTCGTGATGGGCAAGCTCGACCAGGAGAAGCAGGATGTCGCGAAGGCGCTTGGCCTCAAGGAGGTGTGGTCGCTGCTCGACTGGTACCGCGAGAGTTATCACATCGTCGGTGACAGCATCTACGAGGTCTTGAAGGGCAATCCCTACATCGCGGGTTTCACGGCGCCGAGCCACATCCTTGCCCAGAACCATGTCCTCGACGATGTGCCGAACTCGCTCGTCCCGATCGCCGATTTCGGTCGAGCGCTCGGGGTGGCGACACCGACGATCGATTCGATCGTCCATCTCGCGAGCGCGATGTGCGGGATCGATTGGTGGGACGAAGGGAGAACCGTGTCGAGCCTCGGTCTTGCCGGCATGTCCATCGATCACATGATCGAGCATGTCGAGCACACCGCCCTCGGGGGTCGATGCTCGGAATCCGGTGTGTGTCGTGCCTTCGGCTTCTACGGCTAG
- a CDS encoding RNA-binding protein — translation MRLYVGNLPWSATEESVRSTFEAIGPVQDVALITDRDTGRSRGFAFVEMADDDARKAMQELDGQDLGGRDLRVNEAQERQERRPRY, via the coding sequence ATGAGACTGTATGTGGGAAACCTCCCATGGAGCGCGACCGAAGAATCGGTGCGGTCCACCTTCGAAGCGATCGGGCCGGTGCAAGATGTTGCCCTGATCACCGATCGCGACACCGGACGCTCACGCGGCTTCGCGTTTGTCGAGATGGCAGACGACGACGCCCGCAAAGCGATGCAAGAACTCGACGGTCAGGATCTCGGTGGTCGCGACCTGCGAGTGAACGAGGCGCAGGAGCGACAGGAGCGGCGCCCAAGGTACTAG
- a CDS encoding ABC transporter permease, giving the protein MSLLNTKRKRDIRRQRGQFIAVAVTIGLGVMLFAASYDAYRNLDGSYNATYDRLAFADITVIGVDADFVDIALTIEGVDRAEARIQADLPMSVDEGSNFLGRVIAYPADGQPPVNRIDVTEGTYLDPDAPSSVVIETHMAEQFDIGPGDTVEIFTGSGWVDGTVVGVAVSAEYLWPARDNQDLFPAPGTFGVAFVSDALVDDIPQQAARNDVVITYNANADREHTDMLVTDAAGAAGAADVISRANHPSHSTLLLDVNGFQSLSIMFPVLFMTAAGMAAYVLLTRIVFAQRSVIGTLRASGMGRRGILRHYLSYGVRLGLVAGVVGLIVGMASAFAITGVYTSALDIPDTVRSFHWVTPIIGLAFAVAAGALGAWAPARRAVGVAPAEAMRGAAPEGRGRRSGFERVIPPLRHLRVRWLMILRGLGRNKRRSSATVLGVVLGLVLIMVSWGMIDSITILMDRQFQEVSLQDADIGFATAVGSGSLAPIEAIAGVQSAEVVARVNATVAFGADRFDTALLGYQQGTTMHGFPDGIPAEGVLAGNGLANRLDVKPGDELRLSLPELDVEFTAELVGFLDEPVGTVLYMDRDRFDQIVGAETASHPTVSAAQAKFADGADRKRIIDEIRGLDEVAFVSDSRTLYNIINDFLGFFYAFVGFMLVLGGALAFALMYNAISVNVAERSTEFATMRANGLSHRSVARLIGVENILLTVLGIIPGIVAGYLIGWVFMQQFSVDAFTLEFAMRPTSVVISALAMIAAAGLSLIPAIRKVRRIDLGATVRERAV; this is encoded by the coding sequence GTGAGCCTGCTCAACACCAAACGCAAGCGCGATATCCGACGACAGCGGGGCCAGTTCATAGCCGTCGCGGTCACGATCGGCCTCGGGGTCATGCTCTTCGCGGCGAGCTACGACGCGTACCGAAACCTCGACGGGTCATACAACGCCACCTACGACCGTCTGGCATTCGCCGACATCACGGTCATCGGTGTCGATGCCGACTTCGTCGACATTGCACTCACGATTGAGGGGGTCGACAGGGCCGAAGCTCGGATCCAAGCCGATCTGCCGATGAGTGTCGACGAGGGGAGCAACTTCCTCGGGCGGGTCATCGCCTACCCGGCGGACGGCCAACCGCCGGTGAACAGGATCGATGTGACCGAAGGCACCTACCTCGATCCAGACGCACCGTCATCGGTTGTGATCGAAACCCACATGGCGGAGCAGTTCGACATCGGTCCGGGGGACACGGTCGAGATCTTCACCGGTTCCGGCTGGGTTGACGGAACCGTCGTCGGTGTTGCCGTCTCAGCGGAGTATCTGTGGCCTGCTCGGGACAACCAGGATCTGTTCCCGGCGCCTGGAACATTCGGAGTCGCCTTCGTCTCTGATGCACTTGTCGACGACATCCCGCAACAGGCGGCACGCAACGATGTTGTGATCACCTACAACGCGAACGCTGACCGCGAACACACGGACATGCTCGTCACCGACGCGGCCGGGGCGGCCGGAGCCGCCGATGTGATCTCCCGGGCCAATCATCCGTCCCACTCCACGCTGCTTCTCGATGTCAATGGCTTCCAGTCGCTTTCGATCATGTTCCCCGTGTTGTTCATGACCGCGGCGGGAATGGCGGCTTATGTGCTGCTGACCCGCATCGTGTTTGCCCAGCGGAGCGTGATCGGGACGCTGCGGGCATCAGGGATGGGCCGGCGAGGGATCCTGCGTCACTATCTCTCGTACGGGGTCCGGCTGGGCCTTGTTGCGGGGGTCGTTGGCCTGATCGTCGGCATGGCGTCCGCGTTCGCGATCACCGGCGTGTACACATCTGCGCTCGACATCCCTGACACGGTGCGCTCGTTTCACTGGGTGACTCCGATCATCGGGCTGGCCTTCGCGGTGGCCGCGGGCGCTCTCGGTGCTTGGGCGCCAGCGCGACGAGCGGTCGGGGTTGCTCCGGCCGAGGCGATGCGGGGTGCTGCTCCCGAAGGTCGTGGAAGACGAAGCGGGTTCGAGCGGGTCATCCCGCCGCTTCGCCATCTCCGCGTCCGGTGGCTGATGATCCTGCGCGGGCTGGGTCGGAACAAGCGTCGCAGCTCCGCCACGGTTCTCGGTGTCGTTCTCGGCCTGGTCCTCATCATGGTGTCGTGGGGCATGATCGACTCGATCACCATCCTCATGGACCGACAGTTCCAGGAGGTGTCGCTGCAAGACGCCGACATCGGCTTCGCCACAGCCGTCGGCTCGGGCTCTCTGGCTCCGATCGAAGCGATCGCTGGCGTCCAGAGCGCAGAGGTCGTGGCCCGAGTCAATGCCACGGTGGCATTTGGCGCGGACCGATTCGACACGGCTTTGCTCGGCTACCAGCAAGGGACGACGATGCACGGCTTTCCCGACGGAATTCCCGCAGAGGGTGTGCTCGCCGGCAACGGGTTGGCAAACCGGCTCGATGTCAAACCCGGCGACGAACTCCGCCTGTCCCTTCCTGAGCTCGATGTGGAGTTCACGGCCGAGCTGGTCGGGTTCCTCGACGAACCGGTCGGTACGGTGCTGTACATGGATCGGGATCGATTCGATCAGATCGTCGGTGCCGAAACGGCCTCCCATCCAACGGTTTCCGCCGCCCAAGCGAAGTTCGCCGACGGAGCAGACCGGAAGCGGATCATCGACGAGATCCGGGGCCTCGACGAAGTCGCCTTCGTGTCGGACTCAAGAACGCTCTACAACATCATCAACGACTTCCTCGGGTTCTTCTACGCCTTTGTCGGCTTCATGCTGGTCCTCGGCGGTGCGCTGGCGTTTGCGCTTATGTACAACGCGATCTCGGTGAATGTCGCCGAGCGATCGACGGAGTTCGCCACGATGCGAGCGAACGGACTCTCCCACCGCTCGGTTGCACGACTCATCGGGGTGGAGAACATCCTCCTGACCGTGCTCGGGATCATCCCGGGGATCGTCGCCGGCTACCTCATCGGATGGGTGTTCATGCAACAGTTCTCGGTCGATGCGTTCACCCTCGAGTTCGCCATGCGGCCGACGAGTGTCGTGATCAGCGCCTTGGCAATGATCGCCGCTGCCGGTCTCTCGTTGATTCCCGCAATTCGGAAGGTCCGCAGGATCGACCTCGGCGCGACGGTCCGCGAACGCGCCGTGTGA